The following are from one region of the Equus przewalskii isolate Varuska chromosome 21, EquPr2, whole genome shotgun sequence genome:
- the ENTPD6 gene encoding ectonucleoside triphosphate diphosphohydrolase 6 isoform X3: protein MKPKGSGEHPCSCMLSSDRPCFTCTTQSTPGIQELLDVAKQDIPFDFWKATPLVLKATAGLRLLPGEKAQKLLEKVKEVFKASPFLVGDDCVSIMNGTDEGVSAWITINFLTGSLETPGRSSVGMLDLGGGSTQITFLPRVEGTLHTSPPGHLTSLQMFNRTYKLYSYSYLGLGLMSARLAILGGVEGTPAADGKELVSPCLSPSFKGEWEHAEITYRISGQKAAVNLHELCASRVSEILRNQVHRVAEVKDVDFYAFSYYYDLAANVGLIDAEKGGSLIVGDFEIAAKYVCRTVETQPQSSPFLCMDLTYVSLLLREFGFPGNKVLKLTRKIDNVETSWALGAAFHYIDSLNSRKSRAS, encoded by the exons atgaaaccaaaagggTCAGGGGAGCATCCTTGCTCCTGTATGCTGAGCTCTGACAGACCCTGCTTTACTTGTACCACACAGAGCACTCCGGGGATTCAGGAATTGCTGGATGTTGCTAAACAAGACATTCCTTTTGACTTCTGGAAGGCCACGCCCTTGGTCCTCAAGGCCACAGCTGGTTTACGCCTGTTACCAGGAGAAAAGGCTCAGAAGTTATTGGAAAAG GTGAAAGAGGTGTTTAAGGCGTCGCCTTTCCTTGTGGGGGATGACTGTGTGTCCATCATGAACGGAACAGACGAAG GTGTTTCAGCCTGGATCACCATCAACTTCCTGACAG GCAGTTTGGAGACCCCGGGAAGGAGCAGTGTGGGCATGCTGGATCTGGGCGGAGGGTCCACTCAGATCACCTTCCTTCCCAGAGTCGAG GGCACCCTTCATACCTCCCCCCCTGGCCATCTGACCTCGCTCCAGATGTTTAACAGGACCTACAAGCTCTATTCCTACAG CTACCTGGGGCTCGGATTGATGTCTGCACGGCTGGCGATTCTGGGCGGCGTGGAGGGGACGCCTG CTGCGGATGGAAAGGAGTTGGTCAGCCCTTGCCTGTCTCCCAGTTTCAAAGGAGAGTGGGAACATGCTGAAATAACATACAGAATCTCAGGACAGAAGGCAG CAGTGAACCTCCACGAGCTGTGCGCCAGCAGAGTGTCGGAAATCCTTCGGAATCAAGTGCACAGAGTGGCAGAAGTGAAGGACGTGGATTTCTATGCTTTTTCCTACTATTATGACCTTGCAGCAAATGTTGGCCTCATAG ATGCTGAGAAGGGAGGTAGCCTCATCGTTGGAGACTTTGAGATAGCAGCCAAGTATG TGTGCCGCACGGTGGAGACCCAGCCACAGAGCAGCCCCTTCCTGTGCATGGACCTCACCTACGTCAGCTTGCTGCTCCGAGAATTCGGCTTCCCGGGAAACAAGGTCCTGAAG
- the ENTPD6 gene encoding ectonucleoside triphosphate diphosphohydrolase 6 isoform X2 — protein MRKIPSNGNLKMTKVAYPLGLLVSLFIYVAYIKWHWASATQAFFSITEVATGARRGQQARTALGTAARGHEVFYGIMFDAGSTGTRVHVFQFTRQPRGTPTLTHETFKALKPGLSAYADDVEKSTPGIQELLDVAKQDIPFDFWKATPLVLKATAGLRLLPGEKAQKLLEKVKEVFKASPFLVGDDCVSIMNGTDEGVSAWITINFLTGSLETPGRSSVGMLDLGGGSTQITFLPRVEGTLHTSPPGHLTSLQMFNRTYKLYSYSYLGLGLMSARLAILGGVEGTPAADGKELVSPCLSPSFKGEWEHAEITYRISGQKAAVNLHELCASRVSEILRNQVHRVAEVKDVDFYAFSYYYDLAANVGLIDAEKGGSLIVGDFEIAAKYVCRTVETQPQSSPFLCMDLTYVSLLLREFGFPGNKVLKLTRKIDNVETSWALGAAFHYIDSLNSRKSRAS, from the exons atgagaaaaataccaAGTAATGGCAACCTGAAGATGACGAAGGTGGCGTACCCCCTGGGACTGCTTGTGAGCCTGTTCATCTATGTTGCCTACATCAAGTGGCACTGGGCCTCCGCCACTCAGGCCTTCTTCAGCATCACCGAGGTGGCCACAGGGGCCCGGAGGGGCCAGCAGGCCCGCACTGCCCTGGGAACGGCTGCACGTGGTCACGAGGTCTTCTACGGCATCATGTTTGACGCAGGAAGCACTGGCACCCGAGTGCACGTCTTCCAGTTCACCAGGCAGCCCAGAG GAACTCCCACCTTGACCCATGAAACCTTCAAAGCACTGAAGCCTGGTCTTTCTGCTTATGCTGATGACGTTGAAAAG AGCACTCCGGGGATTCAGGAATTGCTGGATGTTGCTAAACAAGACATTCCTTTTGACTTCTGGAAGGCCACGCCCTTGGTCCTCAAGGCCACAGCTGGTTTACGCCTGTTACCAGGAGAAAAGGCTCAGAAGTTATTGGAAAAG GTGAAAGAGGTGTTTAAGGCGTCGCCTTTCCTTGTGGGGGATGACTGTGTGTCCATCATGAACGGAACAGACGAAG GTGTTTCAGCCTGGATCACCATCAACTTCCTGACAG GCAGTTTGGAGACCCCGGGAAGGAGCAGTGTGGGCATGCTGGATCTGGGCGGAGGGTCCACTCAGATCACCTTCCTTCCCAGAGTCGAG GGCACCCTTCATACCTCCCCCCCTGGCCATCTGACCTCGCTCCAGATGTTTAACAGGACCTACAAGCTCTATTCCTACAG CTACCTGGGGCTCGGATTGATGTCTGCACGGCTGGCGATTCTGGGCGGCGTGGAGGGGACGCCTG CTGCGGATGGAAAGGAGTTGGTCAGCCCTTGCCTGTCTCCCAGTTTCAAAGGAGAGTGGGAACATGCTGAAATAACATACAGAATCTCAGGACAGAAGGCAG CAGTGAACCTCCACGAGCTGTGCGCCAGCAGAGTGTCGGAAATCCTTCGGAATCAAGTGCACAGAGTGGCAGAAGTGAAGGACGTGGATTTCTATGCTTTTTCCTACTATTATGACCTTGCAGCAAATGTTGGCCTCATAG ATGCTGAGAAGGGAGGTAGCCTCATCGTTGGAGACTTTGAGATAGCAGCCAAGTATG TGTGCCGCACGGTGGAGACCCAGCCACAGAGCAGCCCCTTCCTGTGCATGGACCTCACCTACGTCAGCTTGCTGCTCCGAGAATTCGGCTTCCCGGGAAACAAGGTCCTGAAG
- the ENTPD6 gene encoding ectonucleoside triphosphate diphosphohydrolase 6 isoform X1 gives MRKIPSNGNLKMTKVAYPLGLLVSLFIYVAYIKWHWASATQAFFSITEVATGARRGQQARTALGTAARGHEVFYGIMFDAGSTGTRVHVFQFTRQPRGTPTLTHETFKALKPGLSAYADDVEKSTPGIQELLDVAKQDIPFDFWKATPLVLKATAGLRLLPGEKAQKLLEKVKEVFKASPFLVGDDCVSIMNGTDEGVSAWITINFLTGSLETPGRSSVGMLDLGGGSTQITFLPRVEGTLHTSPPGHLTSLQMFNRTYKLYSYSYLGLGLMSARLAILGGVEGTPAADGKELVSPCLSPSFKGEWEHAEITYRISGQKAVNLHELCASRVSEILRNQVHRVAEVKDVDFYAFSYYYDLAANVGLIDAEKGGSLIVGDFEIAAKYVCRTVETQPQSSPFLCMDLTYVSLLLREFGFPGNKVLKLTRKIDNVETSWALGAAFHYIDSLNSRKSRAS, from the exons atgagaaaaataccaAGTAATGGCAACCTGAAGATGACGAAGGTGGCGTACCCCCTGGGACTGCTTGTGAGCCTGTTCATCTATGTTGCCTACATCAAGTGGCACTGGGCCTCCGCCACTCAGGCCTTCTTCAGCATCACCGAGGTGGCCACAGGGGCCCGGAGGGGCCAGCAGGCCCGCACTGCCCTGGGAACGGCTGCACGTGGTCACGAGGTCTTCTACGGCATCATGTTTGACGCAGGAAGCACTGGCACCCGAGTGCACGTCTTCCAGTTCACCAGGCAGCCCAGAG GAACTCCCACCTTGACCCATGAAACCTTCAAAGCACTGAAGCCTGGTCTTTCTGCTTATGCTGATGACGTTGAAAAG AGCACTCCGGGGATTCAGGAATTGCTGGATGTTGCTAAACAAGACATTCCTTTTGACTTCTGGAAGGCCACGCCCTTGGTCCTCAAGGCCACAGCTGGTTTACGCCTGTTACCAGGAGAAAAGGCTCAGAAGTTATTGGAAAAG GTGAAAGAGGTGTTTAAGGCGTCGCCTTTCCTTGTGGGGGATGACTGTGTGTCCATCATGAACGGAACAGACGAAG GTGTTTCAGCCTGGATCACCATCAACTTCCTGACAG GCAGTTTGGAGACCCCGGGAAGGAGCAGTGTGGGCATGCTGGATCTGGGCGGAGGGTCCACTCAGATCACCTTCCTTCCCAGAGTCGAG GGCACCCTTCATACCTCCCCCCCTGGCCATCTGACCTCGCTCCAGATGTTTAACAGGACCTACAAGCTCTATTCCTACAG CTACCTGGGGCTCGGATTGATGTCTGCACGGCTGGCGATTCTGGGCGGCGTGGAGGGGACGCCTG CTGCGGATGGAAAGGAGTTGGTCAGCCCTTGCCTGTCTCCCAGTTTCAAAGGAGAGTGGGAACATGCTGAAATAACATACAGAATCTCAGGACAGAAGGCAG TGAACCTCCACGAGCTGTGCGCCAGCAGAGTGTCGGAAATCCTTCGGAATCAAGTGCACAGAGTGGCAGAAGTGAAGGACGTGGATTTCTATGCTTTTTCCTACTATTATGACCTTGCAGCAAATGTTGGCCTCATAG ATGCTGAGAAGGGAGGTAGCCTCATCGTTGGAGACTTTGAGATAGCAGCCAAGTATG TGTGCCGCACGGTGGAGACCCAGCCACAGAGCAGCCCCTTCCTGTGCATGGACCTCACCTACGTCAGCTTGCTGCTCCGAGAATTCGGCTTCCCGGGAAACAAGGTCCTGAAG